From the genome of Devriesea agamarum, one region includes:
- a CDS encoding cold-shock protein, whose translation MAQGAVKWFNAEKGFGFIEVDGGGADIFVHHSQIEMDGYRALNEGQRVEFEVIQGTKGPQAEKVRPLS comes from the coding sequence ATGGCGCAGGGCGCGGTCAAATGGTTCAACGCTGAAAAGGGCTTCGGCTTTATCGAGGTCGACGGCGGAGGCGCCGATATCTTCGTTCACCACAGTCAGATTGAGATGGACGGCTACCGTGCCCTCAACGAGGGACAGCGTGTGGAGTTCGAGGTCATCCAGGGGACGAAGGGTCCGCAGGCTGAGAAGGTGCGGCCCCTGTCGTGA
- a CDS encoding spermidine synthase produces MSPRRRPAPLSASRSRKRDNAPQPPFDQDVPIDTGIARLARENDGSVVLYVNGVPSSQHHPEPSVLIFEYQRWMHTVISCVLRDRETAHERSHASGPRIAHLGGGGCSLPRALAATHPTAQQTVVEIDGALVRNARTWFDLPRSPRLRIREDDAVRAVQQWSDNKFDIVTRDVFSGDTTPRSVRDLGFTRHISRILAPGGLYIANCADRPGFGLLADEVATASAVFPHVNVVAEPGQLKNRRYGNYLVLAGSQPIPTALDRELRRDAVTVRLVSDTDLHRIAQSGTITDVITTGAAPSQPADPSSPG; encoded by the coding sequence ATGAGCCCTCGCCGCCGCCCTGCACCACTCTCCGCCTCGCGTTCCCGCAAGCGGGACAACGCACCCCAGCCACCCTTTGATCAGGATGTCCCCATTGACACCGGCATCGCCCGACTCGCCAGGGAAAACGACGGATCGGTAGTTCTCTACGTCAATGGAGTCCCCAGCTCACAGCATCACCCCGAACCGTCAGTCCTGATTTTCGAGTATCAGCGCTGGATGCACACCGTGATTTCCTGCGTTCTTCGAGACCGTGAGACCGCGCATGAGCGTTCGCATGCCAGCGGTCCACGGATCGCACATCTGGGGGGCGGGGGCTGTTCCCTACCCCGTGCCCTTGCTGCCACTCACCCCACCGCACAGCAGACAGTGGTGGAAATTGATGGCGCTCTAGTGCGCAACGCGAGGACCTGGTTCGATCTGCCTCGCTCCCCCCGCCTTCGCATCCGAGAAGACGACGCGGTTCGAGCCGTCCAGCAGTGGTCTGATAACAAATTCGACATTGTGACCCGCGACGTTTTCTCCGGGGACACCACCCCACGCAGCGTGCGCGACCTCGGGTTCACCCGGCATATTTCCCGGATACTCGCGCCCGGTGGCTTGTACATTGCCAACTGCGCTGACCGGCCAGGATTCGGTCTATTGGCTGACGAAGTGGCTACGGCCAGCGCTGTGTTTCCCCACGTCAATGTGGTGGCAGAACCCGGACAACTAAAGAACCGGCGGTACGGGAATTACCTCGTACTCGCCGGTTCACAGCCTATCCCCACGGCCTTAGACCGTGAGCTCAGGCGGGATGCAGTGACAGTGCGCTTAGTCTCTGATACCGATCTTCACCGGATCGCGCAAAGCGGCACCATCACCGATGTCATCACGACAGGGGCCGCACCTTCTCAGCCTGCGGACCCTTCGTCCCCTGGATGA
- a CDS encoding SAV_6107 family HEPN domain-containing protein translates to MGKATLMNRARPSVGRGWHSAQAVAGRSLRDQRRKDDADLDELERIRKVLLAVEPEIASGHDAVMVGDAGAAVPGVAVGCPERAGERDAQRARFEAVHRVALRSAGVIVNRRNRQRKRRLPLNAWVALAACGDDWAAWSERFAGMVAERERLRGREDLAPAPGIVEEHLSLTSSFLMAVTEHVVKDQAGLAAIASAA, encoded by the coding sequence GTGGGCAAGGCAACGCTGATGAATCGGGCCAGGCCATCGGTCGGGCGGGGGTGGCACTCAGCGCAGGCTGTGGCAGGGCGGTCGCTGCGGGATCAGCGACGCAAGGATGACGCAGATCTCGATGAGCTAGAACGTATCCGTAAGGTTCTGCTCGCGGTGGAACCGGAAATCGCCAGTGGGCACGATGCGGTGATGGTGGGCGATGCCGGAGCTGCGGTTCCAGGAGTGGCGGTGGGATGCCCTGAACGCGCGGGTGAACGCGATGCCCAGAGGGCTCGTTTCGAGGCTGTTCACCGGGTGGCCTTACGCAGTGCGGGGGTCATTGTGAATCGGCGCAACCGGCAGAGGAAACGTCGGCTTCCGCTAAATGCGTGGGTGGCCTTGGCTGCATGTGGTGATGACTGGGCTGCGTGGAGTGAAAGGTTTGCGGGAATGGTCGCTGAACGGGAGCGTCTGCGGGGGCGAGAGGATCTGGCTCCAGCCCCGGGGATTGTAGAGGAGCATCTCTCATTGACATCAAGTTTTTTGATGGCGGTGACTGAGCATGTGGTGAAAGATCAAGCGGGTCTTGCCGCGATTGCGTCGGCGGCGTGA
- the dinB gene encoding DNA polymerase IV: MGAILHVDMDSFFASVEIRDDPALRGRPVVVGGVGPRAVVAAASYPARRYGVRSAMPMGKARRLCPDLVIVPPRIAHYREVSREVMAILHGISAQVQQISIDEAFLDVSGAIRHFGAPPDIATLIRTRIRTELGLPCSVGVAASKSVAKIASARAKPDGMLVVPTAHTPGFLAPLPVEALSGIGSVAAAKLHNLGVRTVGDLRAVPQGTMQRVFGAHAAYISRVAQGQDDTPVTAERVEKSVGTEHTYDTDLTDPVVIRRELTRMADDVASSLRRHRQCARTVSIKVRFGDGHTVTRSSTLPEWTTSGERVRQAATSLWDRLGADGYRVRLLGVRTEHLRTTEGLSLQEELGTRPGWSDLESAMDRARNKYGSAVLSRGSTMAPPQPVKTHDDAHDEQVNR; encoded by the coding sequence GTGGGCGCTATCCTCCACGTCGACATGGACTCCTTTTTCGCTTCGGTCGAAATTCGCGACGATCCCGCGTTGAGGGGGCGGCCGGTCGTCGTCGGAGGTGTTGGGCCGAGAGCGGTGGTGGCGGCGGCGAGTTATCCCGCTCGTCGCTATGGGGTGCGTTCCGCAATGCCGATGGGGAAAGCTAGGCGGCTTTGCCCGGACTTAGTGATCGTTCCCCCTCGGATCGCCCACTACCGGGAAGTGTCGCGCGAGGTCATGGCAATCCTGCACGGTATCAGTGCCCAGGTGCAGCAGATAAGCATTGACGAAGCATTCCTCGACGTCTCCGGGGCAATCCGCCATTTCGGGGCCCCGCCGGACATCGCGACCTTGATCCGCACACGGATTCGTACGGAACTGGGGCTGCCGTGCAGCGTCGGAGTGGCCGCATCCAAATCAGTGGCCAAAATTGCCTCCGCACGTGCAAAACCAGATGGGATGCTGGTCGTGCCCACGGCACACACCCCTGGTTTCCTCGCGCCTCTCCCGGTCGAGGCCTTATCAGGGATCGGCTCGGTCGCCGCAGCCAAACTGCATAACCTCGGGGTGCGGACAGTCGGGGATCTTCGTGCAGTCCCCCAAGGAACAATGCAGCGAGTTTTCGGAGCGCACGCCGCATATATTTCTCGCGTCGCTCAAGGGCAGGACGATACCCCGGTCACTGCGGAACGGGTCGAAAAAAGCGTGGGCACCGAACATACCTACGACACGGACCTCACTGACCCCGTAGTCATCCGCCGGGAACTCACGCGGATGGCGGACGACGTCGCGTCCTCATTGCGCCGGCACCGGCAGTGCGCCCGGACTGTGAGCATTAAGGTCCGGTTCGGTGACGGGCACACCGTGACCCGGTCGTCGACTCTTCCGGAGTGGACCACCAGCGGTGAACGAGTGCGGCAAGCTGCGACCTCGCTATGGGACCGATTGGGGGCAGACGGGTACCGGGTTCGGCTACTTGGCGTGCGCACAGAACACCTGCGCACAACCGAGGGGTTGTCCCTGCAGGAGGAGCTTGGAACGCGCCCGGGATGGTCAGATCTTGAGTCCGCGATGGATCGAGCTCGTAACAAATATGGTTCGGCAGTGCTATCGCGAGGGTCCACCATGGCCCCACCTCAACCGGTGAAAACGCATGACGATGCGCATGACGAGCAGGTTAACCGCTAG
- a CDS encoding DUF3040 domain-containing protein: MPLSEYEQRMLAEMERQLLAEDPDLARSLGEGPRMRRGRGRMGLGVLLILAGLALLILAVSIPMVWLGVGGFLVMLAGAILMITPGKQKSKLVTIDEEGLRARAAHPAKGRNGFMRKFEERWDQRGDDRRR, translated from the coding sequence ATGCCACTGTCCGAATATGAGCAGCGGATGCTCGCCGAAATGGAACGTCAGCTGTTGGCCGAAGATCCAGATCTTGCCCGCTCGCTGGGTGAAGGTCCTCGAATGCGACGAGGTCGCGGACGGATGGGACTTGGGGTCCTGTTAATTCTCGCCGGGCTCGCACTTTTAATCCTGGCGGTATCTATCCCCATGGTGTGGCTCGGCGTAGGCGGGTTCTTAGTGATGCTCGCCGGAGCAATCCTCATGATCACCCCGGGCAAACAGAAATCGAAGCTCGTGACCATCGACGAAGAAGGTCTGCGGGCGCGGGCAGCGCACCCGGCAAAAGGTCGCAACGGGTTCATGCGGAAATTCGAGGAACGCTGGGACCAGCGCGGCGACGATCGCCGCCGCTGA
- the mraZ gene encoding division/cell wall cluster transcriptional repressor MraZ: MFLGTFTPRLDDKGRLIFPAKFRDQLAAGLVMTRGQEHCISVYPMREFEQVHEELRKAPVTSRDARDYLRVLLSGAEDVVPDKQGRITIPAHLRSWAGLDRETTVIGAGNRLEIWSTPAWETYLAAKEESFAETATEVVPGLF, from the coding sequence ATGTTCCTCGGAACCTTCACACCGCGCCTGGACGACAAAGGCCGTCTGATCTTTCCGGCCAAGTTCCGCGACCAACTGGCAGCGGGCCTGGTGATGACCCGAGGGCAAGAGCACTGCATCTCCGTGTACCCGATGCGCGAGTTCGAACAAGTGCATGAAGAACTTCGCAAGGCACCGGTGACCAGTCGCGACGCTAGGGACTACCTTCGCGTGCTGCTATCTGGCGCCGAAGATGTAGTGCCCGATAAACAGGGACGCATCACCATCCCCGCGCACTTGCGCTCGTGGGCCGGACTAGACCGGGAGACCACGGTCATTGGGGCGGGCAACCGCCTCGAGATCTGGTCGACCCCCGCCTGGGAGACCTACTTGGCAGCGAAGGAAGAAAGTTTTGCGGAGACGGCTACCGAAGTCGTTCCCGGTTTGTTCTAA
- the rsmH gene encoding 16S rRNA (cytosine(1402)-N(4))-methyltransferase RsmH — protein MDTPEAIASRHIPVLRDRCVQLLGPALEREGAVYIDATLGMGGHAHAVLTAFPTVRLIGIDRDTRALDLAKQRLGAAGCDGRFDLVHATYDQIPEALARHGLSSADGILMDLGVSSLQIDDAERGFAYRFDAPLDMRMDQSSDAPTAADLLRDLDEQKLSRILYEYGEERYARKIARTIVARRTTQPVLTSTDLVEVVERAVPAASKRTGGHPAKRTFQGLRIAVNGELDILRVALRRALDSLSVHGRLAVESYHSLEDRIVKTEFVARTSSSAPPGLPIELDEHRPDFRLITRGAEKASDQEQAINPRSASVRLRAIERTREKTSTSSQPSKHRRREN, from the coding sequence ATGGATACACCGGAAGCCATTGCCTCCCGTCACATCCCTGTTCTTCGGGATCGCTGCGTCCAACTGCTGGGCCCCGCTCTCGAACGCGAGGGTGCGGTGTACATCGACGCAACACTCGGCATGGGGGGACACGCCCACGCGGTGCTTACAGCATTCCCGACCGTGCGGCTGATCGGGATCGACCGAGATACACGCGCCCTAGACCTAGCGAAGCAAAGGCTGGGCGCGGCGGGTTGCGACGGCAGGTTCGACCTCGTCCACGCAACCTACGACCAGATCCCTGAAGCCCTCGCGCGGCACGGACTGAGCTCGGCTGACGGCATCCTGATGGACCTCGGCGTATCCAGCCTGCAAATTGACGACGCGGAGCGCGGTTTCGCATACCGCTTCGATGCGCCGCTGGACATGCGCATGGACCAGAGTTCGGATGCTCCCACCGCGGCAGATCTGCTGCGTGACCTCGACGAACAGAAACTCTCCCGCATTCTGTACGAGTACGGCGAGGAACGTTACGCGCGCAAAATCGCTCGAACCATCGTGGCGCGCAGAACCACCCAGCCGGTGCTTACCAGCACCGATCTGGTTGAGGTGGTTGAACGAGCAGTTCCGGCCGCATCGAAACGAACCGGTGGGCATCCCGCGAAGCGAACGTTCCAGGGGCTGCGCATTGCCGTGAACGGGGAGCTGGACATCCTCCGGGTTGCCTTGCGCCGGGCACTCGACTCCTTAAGCGTTCACGGTCGGCTGGCGGTTGAGTCCTACCACTCGCTCGAAGACCGGATTGTGAAAACAGAATTTGTGGCGCGGACAAGTTCCTCAGCGCCACCCGGGCTTCCGATTGAACTCGACGAACACCGCCCAGACTTCCGCTTGATCACCCGGGGTGCGGAAAAAGCATCCGACCAGGAACAAGCCATTAACCCGCGATCCGCATCGGTGCGCCTGCGGGCAATTGAACGAACGCGTGAAAAGACCTCGACCAGCTCACAACCCAGCAAGCACAGGAGGAGGGAGAACTGA